One window of Chamaesiphon minutus PCC 6605 genomic DNA carries:
- a CDS encoding NifU family protein: MSESLTLNPANVETVLDTLRPYLMADGGNVELVDIDGPIVKLRLQGACGSCPSSTMTLKMGIERKLCDMIPEISGVEQVF, translated from the coding sequence ATGTCTGAATCTTTAACACTCAATCCTGCTAACGTCGAAACCGTACTCGATACCCTCCGCCCTTACCTGATGGCTGATGGTGGTAACGTAGAATTGGTGGATATCGATGGCCCGATTGTCAAGCTTCGCCTCCAAGGTGCCTGCGGTTCTTGTCCCAGCTCGACAATGACCCTCAAAATGGGTATCGAGCGCAAATTGTGCGATATGATTCCCGAAATTTCTGGTGTCGAACAAGTTTTTTAA
- a CDS encoding tRNA(His) guanylyltransferase Thg1 family protein gives MKFDELDTKMRVFETTNDLYVLPGIFMVARVDGRGFTRLTKETCKFEAPFDPMFRDAMVATLQHLMQCGFKVVYGYTESDEISLLLHPEDVTFDRKLRKLNSVLAGEASAKLSTVLGTVAAFDCRISQLPNIELVVDYFRWRNEDAHRNALNAHCYWMLRKQGKSGRSANSQIEHLLKSEKNELLFQNGINFNDLPLWQKRGVGCYWETYMKEGFNPIANQQVFTERQRIKVDLELPMQDKYSDFIRNLVDSIQL, from the coding sequence ATGAAGTTTGACGAACTAGATACAAAAATGCGGGTGTTTGAAACCACCAACGATCTTTATGTGCTACCGGGGATATTTATGGTAGCCAGAGTCGATGGACGCGGTTTTACGCGCCTGACAAAGGAGACATGTAAATTTGAAGCACCCTTCGATCCGATGTTTCGCGATGCGATGGTTGCTACCCTCCAACACTTAATGCAGTGTGGCTTTAAGGTGGTGTATGGCTACACCGAGAGCGATGAAATCTCGCTACTATTGCATCCAGAAGACGTGACATTCGATCGCAAATTACGCAAACTCAATTCGGTATTAGCTGGCGAAGCTAGTGCCAAACTTTCGACGGTGCTAGGTACGGTAGCCGCCTTCGATTGTCGGATCTCGCAGTTACCAAATATCGAACTAGTCGTCGATTATTTTCGCTGGCGCAATGAAGACGCTCATCGCAATGCTTTGAACGCTCATTGTTATTGGATGCTGCGCAAACAAGGTAAGAGCGGGAGATCTGCCAATAGCCAAATCGAACATCTCTTAAAGTCGGAGAAAAACGAGCTATTATTCCAAAATGGAATTAATTTCAACGATTTACCATTATGGCAAAAGCGCGGCGTTGGCTGCTATTGGGAAACCTATATGAAAGAAGGTTTCAATCCGATCGCTAATCAACAGGTATTTACCGAACGCCAGCGGATTAAGGTAGATCTAGAATTACCAATGCAGGATAAATATAGTGATTTCATTCGTAACTTAGTCGATTCAATTCAACTCTGA
- a CDS encoding LolA family protein, translating into MFKFLLGTLILTAPMVVTHTLQAQLPPATPDSSTPPSSQPQPKPSVSPQPSVAPQPSTAPLPTTATEPDLTLLGKVLGAFLQTNKARTESQIVMKLQGKDGDVEIYARSKTVAKTSGEFRSELTFAQPGQPPTASYTIVSNGSKVWIYRPDRRQYAQTTLAKFQAQPYSYLVGLSTIFFLSVTESNRREINAALAVSPSFLTSLPKEQIKDLQGSRRQLEGQELYAYSYENKTENWSFNSLVNPQTGIIRQIEFTGKLDAKDGGTNFTLTEKIIDRNSQPTIANSLFKFSPPKGSKKVKSLDIDLIGR; encoded by the coding sequence ATGTTTAAATTCTTGCTCGGAACTCTCATCCTGACAGCACCGATGGTTGTGACTCACACTTTGCAAGCTCAACTTCCACCCGCAACACCAGACTCGTCAACGCCACCCTCATCTCAGCCACAACCAAAACCGTCAGTCTCGCCCCAGCCTTCAGTTGCGCCGCAACCTTCTACCGCTCCTTTGCCAACGACAGCAACCGAGCCAGATTTGACATTGTTGGGTAAAGTTCTGGGTGCGTTTTTACAAACTAATAAAGCGAGAACCGAGTCCCAAATTGTGATGAAATTGCAAGGTAAAGATGGGGATGTCGAGATTTATGCTCGCTCCAAAACAGTCGCCAAAACTAGTGGTGAGTTTCGATCGGAACTAACTTTTGCCCAACCAGGTCAACCACCGACAGCTAGTTATACGATCGTTTCTAATGGTAGCAAAGTCTGGATTTATCGACCCGATCGTCGTCAATACGCTCAGACTACTCTCGCCAAATTTCAAGCACAACCCTATTCATATTTAGTCGGTTTATCAACCATCTTCTTTTTAAGCGTTACCGAATCCAATCGTCGGGAAATCAATGCAGCTTTGGCCGTTAGCCCAAGTTTTTTAACTTCGCTACCTAAAGAACAAATCAAAGATTTACAAGGGAGTAGACGACAATTAGAGGGACAAGAGTTATACGCTTACTCTTATGAAAATAAGACTGAGAACTGGTCATTTAATAGTTTAGTCAATCCTCAAACCGGAATTATCAGACAGATTGAGTTTACTGGTAAACTCGATGCCAAGGATGGTGGCACGAACTTTACACTCACTGAGAAAATTATCGATCGCAATTCTCAACCGACGATCGCTAATTCTCTATTCAAATTTTCGCCACCAAAGGGTAGCAAAAAAGTTAAATCTCTAGATATCGATCTCATCGGTCGTTAA
- the mazG gene encoding nucleoside triphosphate pyrophosphohydrolase, whose product MTDNNSSQLLPALQGLIDVVAKLRDPDGGCPWDLAQTPQSLTPYIVEEAYEAVHAIRSGDRDAIVSELGDLLLQVVLQSQIASEAGQFTIEDVARGISEKLIRRHPHVFGDVTVDGVEDVRANWEEIKAIEKGQKTELLSDKLSSYAEKLPPLTAAMKISKRAAAMGFEWENVEGVWGKFDEELAEFKEALATPDIAHQETELGDLLFTVVNLARWFELDPERGLSGTNQRFIDRIQQMECYIDKPLTEYSIGELETLWQQAKQRLKAGG is encoded by the coding sequence ATGACAGACAATAATTCTAGCCAACTACTTCCTGCACTCCAAGGATTAATCGATGTTGTCGCCAAATTGCGAGATCCCGATGGGGGTTGTCCTTGGGATTTGGCACAGACACCGCAGAGTTTGACTCCATACATCGTCGAGGAGGCTTATGAGGCGGTACATGCGATTCGGAGTGGCGATCGAGACGCGATCGTGTCAGAGTTAGGGGATTTATTATTGCAAGTAGTGTTGCAGTCGCAAATAGCTAGTGAGGCGGGGCAATTTACGATCGAGGATGTCGCACGCGGCATTAGTGAGAAATTAATTCGCCGCCATCCACATGTATTTGGTGATGTTACAGTAGATGGTGTCGAAGATGTCCGCGCCAATTGGGAAGAAATTAAAGCGATCGAAAAAGGTCAGAAAACCGAATTACTCAGCGATAAATTGAGTAGTTATGCTGAGAAACTACCGCCGCTAACTGCGGCAATGAAGATCTCCAAGCGCGCTGCGGCGATGGGATTTGAATGGGAGAATGTCGAGGGCGTGTGGGGAAAATTCGATGAAGAATTGGCAGAATTTAAAGAAGCATTAGCCACCCCCGATATCGCTCATCAAGAGACTGAATTAGGGGATTTATTATTTACCGTTGTAAATCTGGCGCGATGGTTTGAGTTAGATCCAGAGCGAGGTTTGAGCGGTACCAATCAACGCTTTATCGATCGCATCCAACAGATGGAATGCTATATTGATAAGCCTTTAACTGAATATTCGATCGGGGAATTAGAAACGCTATGGCAGCAAGCCAAGCAAAGACTAAAAGCGGGTGGATAG
- the ggt gene encoding gamma-glutamyltransferase has protein sequence MEIFRGFYRYTLTISSFLILASSVPVFAAFVRPTRSQNAMVASAHPLATQAGVEILQQGGNAIDAAVATTLAISVVEPFAAGIGGGGFMMTKMGKEIKSLDFRERAPQKASRNMYLDAQGKVRPNASLEGHLAAGVPGTIAGLAAAHKQYGKLPWRTVVAPAIKLARDGFNVSELYTEQAKSKQKLLASNPAARAIFTRNGRPLQAGERLVQRDLARTLMAIARNPQNFYTGSIASAIDRDMRQNKGLITLADLQAYRPKWRAPVCGKFRKYDVCSMAPPSSGGVHLIQILNTIGNTDLATLGWHSPNALHLLVESMRIAYADRSEYLGDPDFTKVPVSALINPAYAAKRRQEINPERARISSSVKPATPSLLKQFDRTASPVLNRSSTGVFNASKVYAYKSPESLETSHLTVVDRDRNVVSLTFTVNYRFGAGVVVPGTGILLNDEMDDFAIAPGVPNVFGLVGGEKNSIAPGKTPLSSMTPTIVTENGKFRLAVGAPGGSTIITTVLQVLLNVLEYKMDVGAAVAAGRIHQQWLPDKVNVEPWGFEPATLAELRRRGHQIEQREDWGNANAIQQLPDGRLEGAADPRGEGTARGF, from the coding sequence GTGGAGATTTTTAGAGGTTTTTATCGCTACACGTTGACGATTAGCTCATTTCTGATTCTAGCTAGTTCTGTCCCAGTTTTTGCGGCTTTTGTGCGCCCTACTCGCAGTCAAAATGCGATGGTAGCATCGGCGCATCCGCTGGCTACTCAGGCAGGGGTGGAGATCTTGCAACAGGGTGGTAATGCGATCGATGCAGCGGTAGCGACGACTTTGGCGATTTCGGTGGTGGAGCCGTTTGCGGCGGGAATTGGCGGAGGTGGTTTTATGATGACAAAAATGGGGAAGGAAATTAAATCTCTGGATTTTCGCGAGCGCGCGCCGCAAAAGGCATCGCGGAATATGTATTTGGATGCCCAAGGAAAGGTGCGCCCGAATGCCAGTCTGGAGGGACATTTGGCGGCGGGGGTACCGGGGACGATCGCGGGGTTGGCAGCGGCGCACAAACAGTACGGTAAGTTACCCTGGCGGACGGTTGTCGCGCCAGCAATTAAGCTGGCGCGGGATGGCTTTAATGTGAGTGAGCTTTATACCGAGCAAGCCAAATCAAAGCAGAAACTTTTAGCCAGCAATCCAGCCGCACGAGCTATTTTTACGCGCAACGGACGCCCGTTACAAGCGGGAGAACGTCTCGTACAGAGGGATCTAGCGCGGACATTAATGGCGATCGCGCGCAATCCTCAGAATTTTTATACCGGATCGATTGCTAGTGCGATCGATCGCGATATGCGTCAAAACAAAGGCTTAATTACTCTTGCCGATCTCCAAGCCTATCGCCCCAAGTGGCGCGCGCCTGTCTGCGGCAAATTCCGCAAATACGATGTCTGCTCGATGGCTCCGCCGTCATCTGGCGGCGTGCATTTAATCCAAATCTTAAATACGATCGGTAATACGGATTTAGCCACGCTGGGTTGGCATAGTCCTAATGCGCTGCATCTTCTCGTCGAATCGATGCGGATTGCTTATGCCGATCGATCTGAATATCTCGGCGATCCCGATTTTACCAAAGTTCCCGTCTCCGCTCTAATTAATCCAGCCTACGCTGCCAAACGTCGCCAAGAAATTAATCCAGAACGAGCGCGGATCTCTAGCAGCGTCAAACCTGCTACCCCATCACTGTTAAAACAATTCGATCGTACCGCATCACCCGTGCTAAATCGATCGTCTACAGGGGTATTCAACGCAAGCAAGGTGTACGCCTACAAATCTCCAGAATCACTCGAAACTAGCCACCTGACTGTAGTCGATCGCGATCGCAATGTTGTCAGCCTGACTTTTACGGTTAATTATCGATTTGGTGCGGGGGTGGTAGTCCCGGGGACGGGGATTTTATTAAATGATGAGATGGATGATTTTGCGATCGCACCAGGGGTACCCAATGTGTTTGGCTTAGTCGGGGGTGAGAAAAACTCGATCGCGCCTGGTAAGACACCACTATCGAGCATGACACCCACGATCGTCACCGAAAACGGTAAATTTCGCCTAGCTGTCGGCGCACCAGGTGGGAGCACGATTATTACAACCGTCTTGCAAGTCTTGCTCAATGTCTTGGAGTACAAGATGGATGTCGGCGCGGCAGTTGCTGCGGGACGAATTCATCAGCAATGGCTACCAGACAAGGTAAATGTCGAGCCGTGGGGATTCGAGCCTGCCACTCTAGCCGAACTCCGCCGTCGGGGACATCAAATCGAGCAACGCGAAGATTGGGGTAATGCTAACGCCATTCAACAGCTCCCTGATGGTAGGCTCGAAGGTGCCGCAGATCCGCGCGGAGAAGGCACCGCACGGGGCTTCTAA
- the rdgB gene encoding RdgB/HAM1 family non-canonical purine NTP pyrophosphatase: MPKLIVATSNPGKLREMQAYLSGSSWELSLKPAELDVDETGTTFATNACLKASEVAIALNEWAIADDSGLQVDALNGAPGIYSARYADTDKARIDRLLQELADFPEPHQRQAQFVCAVAVARPDGTIVAQAEGICRGEILTAPRGVDGFGYDPIFYVPSKQLAFAEMSVETKRSISHRGIAFGIITQKLAEIAAGE; encoded by the coding sequence ATGCCTAAACTAATTGTAGCCACTAGCAATCCTGGTAAATTGAGAGAAATGCAAGCCTATCTGAGTGGTAGCTCCTGGGAATTGAGCCTCAAACCCGCCGAATTAGATGTCGATGAGACGGGAACCACTTTCGCCACTAACGCTTGCCTCAAAGCCTCTGAAGTGGCGATCGCGTTGAATGAGTGGGCGATCGCTGATGATTCTGGACTCCAAGTAGATGCTCTCAATGGCGCGCCCGGAATTTATTCCGCCCGATATGCCGATACCGACAAAGCAAGAATCGATCGCCTTCTCCAAGAATTAGCCGATTTTCCCGAACCGCACCAACGACAAGCACAATTTGTGTGTGCTGTAGCTGTCGCCCGTCCCGACGGGACAATCGTCGCCCAAGCCGAAGGTATCTGTCGCGGCGAGATTCTCACCGCTCCACGCGGTGTCGATGGTTTTGGCTACGATCCAATTTTTTACGTCCCCTCCAAACAACTCGCCTTCGCCGAAATGTCCGTCGAAACCAAACGCAGCATCAGTCATCGCGGGATTGCTTTTGGCATTATTACCCAGAAGTTAGCCGAGATTGCTGCGGGAGAATAG
- a CDS encoding serine protease, whose amino-acid sequence MDKYWQLLGLPIAGIILAANAPAWGLSASQVAQVAKAVTVEIKTPNSVGSGVLVAKNSQGYTVLTAAHVVRDEQQYQLVAPDGRKYGIDRSKIKILPGADLALVSFVSTQAYRTVKVRQANAIAEGSTVYVGGFPLTTQTISKPLFNFTEGRVTASSKQPLQNGYGLVYTNLTLPGMSGGSVLNDRGELIAIHGRGDVEKSTTASTLNPNVRVKTGFNLGILASVFVPLATQTGVKMEVATANNKTIDLGGDALVSATVKLQSGDYQGALAELNRAIAANPKKAAAYYMRSNVHQMLGDRPQVLADLNKAIELDTKNASAYYLRGNILYANQDYKGAAADFDRTIAIDPKYTQAYLLRAITAQVQGDLPGAQAAYTKMIAADPQNTLAYNNRAGVRVQLNNFPGAIEDFSEVIKIAPETTSAYDSRANFRKATGDIAGAIADYTKIIQISPNNLRAYSYRAAIYQERKEWTLALKDYASMLKINPNETEAYSEQLKIYRQLKDFRGVVNALDGLVRLNPNQGYYLADRAEAKLELKDRAGAIADYRKSIELYRQQGDTSQVERLTQELRKLGG is encoded by the coding sequence ATGGATAAATATTGGCAATTACTAGGATTACCGATCGCGGGCATAATTTTGGCAGCTAATGCACCTGCTTGGGGCTTATCCGCCAGCCAAGTCGCGCAAGTAGCTAAGGCGGTAACTGTCGAAATTAAGACGCCAAACTCGGTTGGATCTGGTGTATTAGTAGCTAAAAATTCTCAAGGATACACGGTACTTACCGCCGCTCATGTGGTGCGCGACGAGCAACAATATCAACTGGTTGCGCCCGACGGACGTAAGTATGGGATCGATCGATCGAAAATCAAAATCTTACCTGGTGCTGACTTGGCGTTGGTATCATTTGTGAGCACACAAGCTTATCGTACCGTCAAAGTCAGACAAGCTAATGCAATCGCCGAAGGTTCGACGGTGTATGTCGGGGGTTTTCCCTTGACTACTCAGACAATTAGCAAACCGTTGTTTAATTTTACAGAAGGGCGGGTGACGGCGAGTAGCAAGCAGCCGTTACAAAATGGTTATGGGTTGGTGTATACCAACTTGACTTTACCAGGGATGAGCGGTGGTAGTGTCTTAAACGACCGGGGCGAATTGATTGCTATTCACGGGCGCGGGGATGTCGAAAAAAGCACCACGGCTTCTACACTCAACCCTAACGTGAGAGTGAAAACTGGCTTTAACTTGGGCATTTTGGCAAGTGTATTCGTACCATTAGCTACTCAGACTGGCGTGAAAATGGAGGTGGCTACTGCTAACAATAAAACTATCGATCTCGGTGGCGATGCGTTGGTAAGTGCGACTGTCAAATTGCAGTCCGGCGATTATCAGGGCGCGTTAGCCGAGTTAAATCGCGCGATTGCGGCTAATCCCAAAAAGGCGGCGGCATATTATATGCGATCGAATGTCCATCAAATGTTAGGCGATCGCCCCCAAGTTTTGGCAGATTTAAATAAAGCGATCGAGTTAGATACCAAGAATGCCAGTGCTTATTATCTGCGTGGCAATATCTTATATGCCAATCAAGACTATAAAGGGGCTGCGGCAGATTTCGATCGAACTATTGCGATCGACCCCAAGTATACTCAAGCTTACTTGCTACGAGCAATTACCGCGCAGGTACAGGGCGATTTACCAGGGGCACAAGCTGCTTATACCAAAATGATTGCCGCCGATCCCCAAAATACTTTGGCTTATAACAATCGAGCGGGGGTGCGGGTGCAGCTCAATAATTTTCCAGGCGCGATCGAGGATTTTTCGGAAGTAATTAAGATCGCGCCAGAAACTACTAGTGCTTACGATAGTCGAGCGAATTTTCGTAAAGCTACAGGCGATATCGCTGGTGCGATCGCCGATTACACCAAAATTATTCAGATTAGCCCGAATAATCTGCGCGCTTATTCATACCGAGCAGCAATTTATCAGGAGCGCAAAGAGTGGACGCTGGCACTCAAAGACTATGCCAGTATGTTAAAAATCAATCCCAATGAAACTGAAGCCTACAGCGAACAGTTGAAGATTTATCGACAGCTCAAAGATTTTCGAGGAGTTGTTAATGCTTTGGATGGACTGGTGCGGCTCAATCCCAATCAAGGCTATTATTTAGCCGATCGTGCTGAAGCTAAGTTAGAGCTGAAAGATCGGGCGGGCGCGATCGCCGATTATCGTAAATCGATCGAACTATACCGCCAACAAGGAGACACCTCGCAGGTAGAGCGATTGACTCAAGAGTTGCGGAAGCTGGGTGGGTAG
- the asnS gene encoding asparagine--tRNA ligase — protein MITNYISTILRGGNPGDAVTVRGWIRSKREAKEFAFVDINDGSCMANIQVVVDRHVPNYDTIVKQINTGASIEVIGELVESPAKGQRFEVKASQVKIYGEADPETYPLQKKRHSFEFLREIGHLRSRTNTLSAVFRVRNACAAAIHQFFQERGFLWVHTPIISASDCEGAGEMFNVTTLNLKNVPLTPDSQIDYSQDFFGKAAYLTVSGQLEAEVMAMAFSNVYTFGPTFRAENSNTSRHLAEFWMIEPEMAFCDLREDMDLAETFLQYVFKYVMENCQADMEFFNERIDKSVLATAENIINNQFERLTYTNAIELLEKSGQKFEYPVSWGLDLQSEHERYLAEEVFKKPVILTDYPVEIKAFYMRLNDDGKTVAAMDILAPKIGEIIGGSQREERLDVLERRLLAQGLNPADYWWYLDLRRYGTVPHAGFGLGFERLVQFMTGMTNIRDVIPFPRAPLTVEF, from the coding sequence ATGATTACTAATTATATTTCTACAATCCTTCGTGGAGGTAATCCCGGAGATGCCGTTACCGTGCGCGGGTGGATTCGGAGTAAACGCGAAGCCAAAGAATTTGCCTTTGTCGATATCAACGATGGCTCCTGCATGGCAAATATTCAGGTAGTAGTCGATCGCCATGTCCCCAACTATGACACCATTGTCAAACAAATTAATACCGGAGCTTCGATCGAAGTCATCGGCGAATTAGTAGAGTCCCCCGCCAAAGGACAACGCTTCGAAGTCAAAGCCAGTCAAGTCAAAATTTACGGCGAAGCAGATCCCGAAACTTATCCGTTACAGAAAAAACGCCACTCCTTTGAATTTTTGCGCGAAATCGGGCACTTGCGATCGCGTACCAATACCCTGAGCGCGGTATTTCGGGTGCGTAATGCTTGTGCCGCAGCCATCCATCAATTTTTCCAAGAACGCGGCTTCTTGTGGGTACACACGCCGATTATTAGTGCTAGCGACTGCGAAGGTGCGGGGGAAATGTTCAATGTCACCACCCTCAACCTCAAAAATGTCCCCTTAACTCCCGACAGCCAGATCGATTACAGTCAGGATTTCTTCGGAAAGGCGGCATATTTGACTGTCAGCGGCCAATTAGAAGCCGAAGTGATGGCGATGGCATTTAGTAATGTTTACACATTTGGGCCGACATTTCGTGCCGAGAATTCCAACACGTCGCGGCACTTAGCCGAGTTTTGGATGATCGAGCCAGAAATGGCCTTTTGCGATCTCCGCGAGGATATGGATCTGGCCGAAACATTTCTCCAGTATGTATTTAAATATGTGATGGAAAACTGTCAAGCGGATATGGAATTTTTCAACGAGCGGATCGATAAATCGGTCTTAGCCACGGCGGAGAATATTATTAACAATCAATTTGAACGCCTCACCTATACTAACGCGATCGAATTACTCGAAAAATCGGGACAAAAGTTTGAATACCCAGTCAGTTGGGGACTCGATCTCCAGTCCGAACACGAACGCTATTTAGCCGAGGAAGTTTTTAAAAAGCCAGTCATCCTCACCGATTATCCCGTCGAAATCAAAGCTTTCTACATGCGGCTCAACGATGATGGCAAAACCGTCGCCGCTATGGATATTCTCGCTCCCAAAATCGGTGAAATCATCGGTGGCTCACAACGCGAAGAACGCCTCGACGTCCTCGAACGCCGACTGCTCGCTCAAGGACTAAATCCTGCCGACTACTGGTGGTATCTGGATCTGCGCCGCTACGGTACTGTACCTCATGCTGGCTTCGGGTTAGGATTCGAGCGGTTGGTGCAATTTATGACTGGAATGACCAATATCCGCGATGTCATTCCCTTCCCCCGCGCACCCTTAACTGTCGAGTTTTAA
- the gpmI gene encoding 2,3-bisphosphoglycerate-independent phosphoglycerate mutase: MAQAPVAPVVLVILDGWGYRPDIHGNAIAQANTPNVDSLWAAYPHTLIDTSGRAVGLPDGQMGNSEVGHLNIGAGRIVPQELVRISDAVKDGSILTNPALVKVCEDVKQRQSKLHLLGLCSDGGVHSHLDHLIGLLQLAHSQNIQDVCIHVITDGRDTDPRDGLLAVQKIEDAIAEIGVGRIVTIGGRYYALDRDRRWDRVKLAYDVMTEAGPGSGKTATEVLTDSYAEDKTDEFITPTRIAPGAIESGDGVIFFNFRPDRSRQLASALVEPTFTGFIRSQITPLTFATFTQYDSTLPVLVAFEPQQLQNLLGEVLADRGLRQFRVAETEKYAHVTYFFNGGREEPLPGEDRELIPSPQVSTYDRAPSMSADLVTDTVLAALAKQIYTLIVVNYANPDMVGHTGKMSPTITAIETVDACLGKLLEGVGKVGGTTIITADHGNAEYMCDEDGNPWTAHTTSQVPLILVEGERRQLPGHGNDVTLRTDGKLADLAPTILEILQIPQPVEMTGKSMVVPTLVEFQSTRSPMRVGV; this comes from the coding sequence ATGGCGCAGGCACCTGTAGCTCCGGTGGTGCTAGTAATTCTAGACGGTTGGGGATACCGTCCAGATATCCACGGCAATGCGATCGCGCAAGCCAACACACCAAATGTTGATAGCCTCTGGGCTGCTTATCCACACACACTCATCGATACATCGGGACGAGCGGTAGGGTTGCCAGACGGACAGATGGGCAATTCGGAAGTCGGACATCTCAATATCGGCGCGGGGAGAATCGTCCCGCAGGAATTAGTGCGGATTTCGGATGCCGTCAAAGATGGCAGTATCTTAACAAATCCGGCTCTGGTCAAAGTTTGTGAAGATGTCAAACAGCGTCAGAGCAAACTACATCTCTTAGGACTTTGCTCGGATGGGGGCGTTCATTCCCATCTCGATCACTTAATCGGGTTATTGCAGTTAGCCCACAGCCAAAATATTCAAGACGTCTGCATTCATGTGATTACTGACGGACGCGATACCGATCCGCGCGATGGATTGCTTGCCGTCCAGAAAATTGAAGACGCGATTGCCGAAATTGGCGTTGGTAGGATCGTGACGATCGGCGGTCGTTATTATGCACTCGATCGCGATCGGCGTTGGGATCGAGTCAAGCTAGCTTACGATGTGATGACCGAAGCTGGACCAGGCAGCGGCAAAACTGCTACTGAAGTCCTAACCGATAGCTATGCCGAAGACAAAACCGACGAATTTATTACCCCAACGAGAATCGCTCCAGGCGCGATCGAATCTGGCGATGGAGTCATTTTCTTTAATTTCCGCCCCGATCGGTCTAGGCAGCTCGCTAGTGCCCTGGTAGAGCCGACTTTTACGGGTTTTATTCGATCGCAAATTACCCCCCTGACATTTGCAACTTTTACCCAATACGATTCAACGCTACCAGTACTCGTAGCATTTGAACCGCAACAGCTCCAAAATTTATTGGGAGAAGTACTTGCCGATCGCGGTTTGCGGCAGTTTCGAGTCGCCGAAACCGAGAAATATGCCCACGTCACCTACTTCTTTAACGGCGGACGAGAAGAACCGCTTCCTGGCGAAGATCGAGAATTGATTCCCAGTCCGCAGGTGAGTACTTACGATCGGGCACCCTCAATGTCTGCGGATCTAGTTACCGATACCGTTCTAGCCGCATTAGCCAAACAGATCTACACGCTAATCGTCGTCAACTATGCTAACCCCGATATGGTCGGACATACCGGAAAAATGTCCCCGACGATTACAGCGATCGAAACGGTAGATGCTTGTCTGGGTAAGCTACTCGAAGGTGTCGGCAAGGTCGGCGGGACGACCATCATTACCGCCGATCATGGCAATGCCGAATACATGTGTGATGAAGATGGCAATCCTTGGACGGCACATACTACCAGTCAAGTCCCCTTGATTTTAGTCGAAGGCGAACGCCGCCAATTACCAGGACATGGCAACGATGTCACCTTACGCACTGATGGTAAATTAGCCGACTTAGCTCCCACGATTCTAGAGATTCTCCAGATCCCCCAACCTGTCGAAATGACAGGAAAATCGATGGTAGTGCCCACCTTGGTAGAGTTCCAATCGACACGATCGCCCATGCGGGTGGGAGTGTAA